The Anoxybacillus amylolyticus DNA segment TCTCCAAGCTCTTCTTCCATCGTTTTTTCTTTTTCTGTTTTCTTTTTCGGCTTTTCGCCGTAATAATGATTTACTTCTCTTGCTAGCTCGCCAAGTTCTTCCGTCAATCGTGCAAGCATGGCTAATGGACTAAAGTATCCTTCTTTAAATTGGCTTATGTATGCATCCACTTCTTGTTGTAATTGTTTCATCGTTTTTTCTGCCACACAACATCACCTCTTATGCTTTCATGTTAGCGAATCGTGGCGGTTTTGACAAATATTTTTCTCCCGCATTGCCGAAACCGACAACTTCCTCTATAATGAAGGCGCTGACTATTATTGCACGGAGGTGGCGTATGGTTTTTGGTTTAAAAATAAAAAATATCGCGTTTATTTTATTTGGCGCGGCAATTTTCGCATTTGGACTTGTTCATTTTAATATGCAAAATAACCTAGCGGAAGGCGGGATTACAGGCATTACACTTCTTCTTTATTTTTTGTTCGGCATGGACCCGTCGATTACAAACTTAGCGTTAAACATTCCGCTTTTTTTTCTCGGTTGGAAATTGCTTGGCCGTCAGTCATTCTTCTATACAGTGATTGGAACGGTGGGGCTATCGATTTTTCTTTGGATTTTCCAACGATTTTCCATACACATGCCACTAAAGCATGATTTGACGCTTGCTGCACTATTTGCAGGCGTATTTATTGGAATTGGTCTGGGGATTATTTTTCGTTATGGCGGAACGACCGGTGGAGTCGATATTATCGCAAGGCTCGTCTACAAATACAAAGGTATTAGTATGGGGAAAACGATGTTTGTATTTGATGCCGCTGTCATTACGCTATCGCTCCTTTTATACCTTTCGTATCGAGAAGCGATGTATACGCTTGTAGCGGTATTTGTCGCGGCAAGGGTCATTGATTTTATGCAAGAAGGCGGGTATGCGGCAAAAGGAGCGACGATTATTTCAGAGAAAAGCGAACAAATTGCCCAGAAAATCTTAACGGAAATGGAACGCGGGGTGACGGTATTAAAAGGTCGCGGATCGTACACAAATCGTGAGCGGGACGTCCTTTATTGTGTCGTGGCGAAAAACGAATTGCCACGCTTAAAAAACGTCATTACTTCCGTTGATCCACACGCCTTTGTGGCAGTAACAGACGTACATGACGTGCTTGGCGAAGGATTTACACTTGATGAAAACAAACAGCCAATTCACCCAGAATAAAAAGGGGCATATCGCCCCTTTATTCTTTTTCTTGCGCGCGCGTTTTTTGTTTTTCTCCACGGTATTTACGAAAACCGACGTACGTTAAGGTTGCCACAATGATGCCCCCTGTGGAAATCATCACCCACCATAGCGACGGATCCGCTTCATCTTTCTTCACTTCGGCAAAAAGCGCCTCTACATCGGCTTTTGTTTGCGCCAATACTTCGATTTGCTTGGCTTGCGGAAGCGCTCGGAATTGCTCGGTCTGAAGATTCGCAATATCCTCATCGACTTTTTTCGCTCGTTCTGGTGCGACATCGATTTTGACGCTCGGCTCAATAATTTCGTATTCGTGCAAAAATTTCGCCAACGCGGTTGGAAATTGCGTGTTGTCCCCTTTTTTCACCGTCGCCTCCATTTGCTGAAACGCTCCCATCACCGCTTGCTCCATCTCCGTCCAAAGCGGTTGATAATCGGAACGAATCGCATCAATGACAAGCCGAAACTGCGCTACTTGGTCGATGCGCGCTTCTGCTGGCAGCGTAGAAGCGGTAACCGTTTTTACTGCCTTTTCATGCGTAACCGTAATCGCGCGCAATTCGTCCATCGAATGAAGCCGGTCACGCGCGTTTAATTTTAAAAATTCATTTGAAAAATAATCGAGCACTTCTTTTGCTTCTTGAAAGCGCTTGTTTTTTGCTAACTGCAGCGCTTCATCGGAAATTTTGTCTAAGCGCTGCCAACTATCCTCATGATGGGTAGCATAGGCAGCTGCCGGAAATAAAAAAATAATGACCATCCAAAACATCACGATTCGCCTCATCCTTGTCCCTCCTCCACTTACTACCAATATATGAGGGAATGGACAAGGTTAGACCATTATTTCCACGGAATTTGCCGACGGTTTTCGCTGACGCACAACACGTAGGCAAACGCAATGGAGGCAATGCTTAACCAAAACGTAAAATAGCCAATTTGCGGCATATAGTCGTTTAGCATTTGATAGCGCGGCATCATGCCAAACACATAGTCAATAACGTCATTATGTAGCGTCCAAATAGCAGCTACCGCTAAATGCCATCCTTTGATGCGATAAAACGGCGCGTACAACAACCCTTCGACCGCCATCGCTCCGTGCGATATTATTAACATCCATCCTTGCCAGCCAATCGTCCCCGTGACAATGAACACGAGTATATTCATCACGACCGCCCAAACGCCGTATTTGAATAACGTCACCATCGCAAGTGCCTCAAAAAGCGGCCAGTTTTTTCCGAGTAAAAAAGCAAGCAGGACAAACACAAAAAACAAACTAGCTGTTGGACTATCTGGCACAAACAATAAAAATTTTGCTGGCGTTTCGGAAAGTTGCTGACCGTACCATATGTATCCATACACCGTTCCGAGCACATTCATGATAAGCAGTAGCCACCACACGGAGCGCTGCCGAAGTAAAAACAGCATAAAGCGCATAATCCACCTACTCTCGAAGTGAAATGGGAAAGAAAAAAGCTGACTAACGATAGCCAGCTTCTTTCGCGTCGGTACTTTATTTCGCTTTTAACCCTGCGATAAACTCAGATAGTTTTTTCAACTCTTCGTCTGTGCCTTTAAACACACCTTTCGGCATGCCTCCGCGGCCGTTTTTCGCAATTTGCGCGATTTCTTCTGGCTTTAATCCAGTGCCAATAAGCGATGGTGCCGCTGCGCCACCAGATAAGTTTTCTCCGTGGCAGGTAACACATGTATTTGCTTGGGCAATTTTATAGCCTTCCGCGTTTTTATCAATTTCGACTTGCGCACGAATTTTCCCTTGTTCCGCTGCTTTTTTCCAGTCATGTGTTACGACGGATTGCCACGTTAAAAAAATCATCGCTGCAAGCGTTAATAACATCATCCCTACCGCTACCGGACGCTTTGTTGGACGACGCTCCGGTCCGCGATCTAAAAACGGTGCAAGAAGCAACGCTCCAAACGCAAGCCCTGGGATGACAATCGCTCCAATCACCGTATAAGGACCTGACGCATACGAATATTTCAGCAACTGGTATAAGAATAAGAAATACCAGTCTGGAAGCGGAATATATGACGTATCCGTTGGGTCAGCGATACGCTCTAACGGAGATGGATGGGCAACGGTTAAACATAAAAACCCAACTAAAAAGACAGAACCAACCATCCATTCCTTCAGCAAGAAGTTCGGCCAAAACGCTTCTGTTTTTCCCGGATATTCCGAATAGTCTTTCGGGATATTCGGCTTTCTCACGGCAGAAACGCGGGAATCGCCGACAAATTTCATCCCTTTTCCGCGATGCATAGCATGTTCCCCTCCTTTGTCTCAAAAACTAAACAGCCTTACATTTTACAGTGGACCAGAAATTCCTTGTTTGCGAATCATTAAGAAGTGCGCTGCCATTAACCCGAGCAATGCACCTGGCAAGAAAAAGACGTGAATCGCAAAGAAACGCGTTAACGTTTGCGCCCCAACGATTTCTGGGTGACCTGCTAATAACGTTTTCACTGCTGTTCCGATGACTGGTGTTGCTTCTGCAATTTGCAAACCTACTTTTGTCGCAAATAGCGCTTTCATATCCCAAGGCAATAAGTAGCCTGTGAAGCCAAGCCCCATCATCACCATGAAAATGAGCACGCCGACAATCCAGTTCAATTCCCGCGGTTTTTTGTATGCTCCTTGGAAAAAGACGCGCAACGTATGTAAAAACATCATGACGATGACAAGACTCGCGCCCCAGTGGTGCATGCCGCGCACAATTTGACCGAATGCGACTTCATTTTGCAAATAATATACAGATTCCCATGCGTTTTTAATATCTGGAACGTAGTACATCGTTAAAAACATCCCAGACAAAATTTGAATGACGGTGACAAAAAACGTTAATCCGCCAAAGCAGTAAACAAATGCCGAAAAATGGTGTGCTGGGTTTACATGCTCCGGCACTTCATGGTCGGCGATATCGCGCCACAAAGGCGTAATATCAAGCCGTTCGTCGACCCAGTCATAAATTTTGTTTAGCACCTATTACGCCCCCCCTCGTGGTTTCGCTTTACCTAAATATAGTTTGCCGTCTTTTACTTTGTACTCGTAGCGGTCTAGCGGATGCATCGGCGGTGTTCCTGGAACGTTCGTGCCGTCTTTCGTGTAGCGGCCATAGTGACATGGACAGAAGAATTGGTTCGGATGCTCTTTGTCCGCGTTCCAGTTGACAGTACAACCGAGGTGCTTACAGATTGGCGATAAAGCGACAATCTCCCCCTTGTCGTCTTTGTACACCCAAGCCGATTTTGGCTCTTCTGATTCGTACCATGCGTCTTTTACTTTTACTTTAAAGTCGAAGCGTTGCGGCTCGGTCGTGATGTCCTTCACTTGTGCAACAGCTACCATGTCTGCTGCTGCTTCTTCCTTTAAGATCGGATCCAACGCAAACCGAACCATTGGCATGAGAATGCCTGCCGCCATAAATCCGCCTACACCTGTTAACGTGTAGTTTAAAAATTGGCGTCTTGATACACGGTGTTTGTTTTCGCTCATCGTTTTCCCCCCTCATGTATAAGAGTAAGTCCATCCGGACAGAATCGTATAACACATATAAAACTAGGACATTCTAATGATAGCTCAAGATAAAGACAAGGTCAATATAATCGTCAATGAAAACGCTCACCGTTCGACAAGTTTCTCATACCCAATGCGAAATGAACGCGTTTAACAGCTTTGTCGTCTGTTCGTAGACGATTTGTTGCTTATACGAGTCGTCCATATGCTCAAACGGAATGGACGGAAGGAAAAAAAGTACCCCAGTCAACATCGATTCTTTTTCTTTCCATTTTTGATCGGTTGTCACATAAAATACATGCCTCATTCCCGCCTCTTTCAGCTCGGTTGTCCAACAGTTTAGCCGCTCCACACATACGTCAAGCGTTTCGGAAGCGAAATATGGAAATGATGGAAAGAGAAAAAGCCGCCCTTTTAGCTGTCGTTCGATTTCGTTTGTTACAAGCTGCATAAACTCTCCATCCGCAGCCGCTAATTTCGCGCGTTCGGAAAAAGTAAGCGGTAAGAGCGGAAGAACGGCTGTGTCGATATACTGTTTTTCTTTTTCATACATACTTACGTCATAGGCTGTCCATTTCATTACTATTCTCCCCTTTTTCATCGTTCCTTAATCAGCCTATCATATTTTCAAAAAAAAGAAAAACCTTGCGTGTCGCAAGGTTTACAGCCGGCGCAATTGCTCCGTGAGCTGTTTAAATGTTTGTTCGTCTTGGCGGTCGAGCGCCTCATCAATTAACTTCATCAGCCGCTCTTTTTGAAAATGTTGCAGCGATT contains these protein-coding regions:
- the ypjB gene encoding sporulation protein YpjB, producing MRRIVMFWMVIIFLFPAAAYATHHEDSWQRLDKISDEALQLAKNKRFQEAKEVLDYFSNEFLKLNARDRLHSMDELRAITVTHEKAVKTVTASTLPAEARIDQVAQFRLVIDAIRSDYQPLWTEMEQAVMGAFQQMEATVKKGDNTQFPTALAKFLHEYEIIEPSVKIDVAPERAKKVDEDIANLQTEQFRALPQAKQIEVLAQTKADVEALFAEVKKDEADPSLWWVMISTGGIIVATLTYVGFRKYRGEKQKTRAQEKE
- a CDS encoding nucleotide pyrophosphohydrolase; translation: MAEKTMKQLQQEVDAYISQFKEGYFSPLAMLARLTEELGELAREVNHYYGEKPKKKTEKEKTMEEELGDVLFVLICFANSLHIDLQEAHDFVMEKFRTRDQHRWTRKEGLNE
- the qcrB gene encoding menaquinol-cytochrome c reductase cytochrome b subunit, whose product is MLNKIYDWVDERLDITPLWRDIADHEVPEHVNPAHHFSAFVYCFGGLTFFVTVIQILSGMFLTMYYVPDIKNAWESVYYLQNEVAFGQIVRGMHHWGASLVIVMMFLHTLRVFFQGAYKKPRELNWIVGVLIFMVMMGLGFTGYLLPWDMKALFATKVGLQIAEATPVIGTAVKTLLAGHPEIVGAQTLTRFFAIHVFFLPGALLGLMAAHFLMIRKQGISGPL
- a CDS encoding QcrA and Rieske domain-containing protein codes for the protein MSENKHRVSRRQFLNYTLTGVGGFMAAGILMPMVRFALDPILKEEAAADMVAVAQVKDITTEPQRFDFKVKVKDAWYESEEPKSAWVYKDDKGEIVALSPICKHLGCTVNWNADKEHPNQFFCPCHYGRYTKDGTNVPGTPPMHPLDRYEYKVKDGKLYLGKAKPRGGA
- a CDS encoding YpiF family protein, which produces MKWTAYDVSMYEKEKQYIDTAVLPLLPLTFSERAKLAAADGEFMQLVTNEIERQLKGRLFLFPSFPYFASETLDVCVERLNCWTTELKEAGMRHVFYVTTDQKWKEKESMLTGVLFFLPSIPFEHMDDSYKQQIVYEQTTKLLNAFISHWV
- a CDS encoding menaquinol-cytochrome c reductase cytochrome b/c subunit; this encodes MHRGKGMKFVGDSRVSAVRKPNIPKDYSEYPGKTEAFWPNFLLKEWMVGSVFLVGFLCLTVAHPSPLERIADPTDTSYIPLPDWYFLFLYQLLKYSYASGPYTVIGAIVIPGLAFGALLLAPFLDRGPERRPTKRPVAVGMMLLTLAAMIFLTWQSVVTHDWKKAAEQGKIRAQVEIDKNAEGYKIAQANTCVTCHGENLSGGAAAPSLIGTGLKPEEIAQIAKNGRGGMPKGVFKGTDEELKKLSEFIAGLKAK
- the lhaT gene encoding lipoprotein heptaprenylglyceryl N-acetyltransferase LhaT; protein product: MRFMLFLLRQRSVWWLLLIMNVLGTVYGYIWYGQQLSETPAKFLLFVPDSPTASLFFVFVLLAFLLGKNWPLFEALAMVTLFKYGVWAVVMNILVFIVTGTIGWQGWMLIISHGAMAVEGLLYAPFYRIKGWHLAVAAIWTLHNDVIDYVFGMMPRYQMLNDYMPQIGYFTFWLSIASIAFAYVLCVSENRRQIPWK
- a CDS encoding YitT family protein — protein: MVFGLKIKNIAFILFGAAIFAFGLVHFNMQNNLAEGGITGITLLLYFLFGMDPSITNLALNIPLFFLGWKLLGRQSFFYTVIGTVGLSIFLWIFQRFSIHMPLKHDLTLAALFAGVFIGIGLGIIFRYGGTTGGVDIIARLVYKYKGISMGKTMFVFDAAVITLSLLLYLSYREAMYTLVAVFVAARVIDFMQEGGYAAKGATIISEKSEQIAQKILTEMERGVTVLKGRGSYTNRERDVLYCVVAKNELPRLKNVITSVDPHAFVAVTDVHDVLGEGFTLDENKQPIHPE